The following coding sequences lie in one Yamadazyma tenuis chromosome 3, complete sequence genomic window:
- the AYR1_3 gene encoding NADPH-dependent 1-acyl dihydroxyacetone phosphate reductase (EggNog:ENOG503P15W; COG:Q) yields the protein MSDSRTVVVTGASSGIGLAVAKEFALNGYNVIAGARRLSSMEELKKYSITTVELDIASPESVEKLRKLVETEYDGAIKYLLNNAGQSCTSAAVEVSDDKLSKCFEVNVFGHIRVTRELAPFVIKTKGTIGFTGSVQGISETMFLGVYASSKAAIQSYASGLAFEMAPFGVKVINFVTGGVNTAMRGFNLKTVLYNEEGLEEVAKAYDSLPNKNMDAHVYAKKVVKDFEHSKLGVIHHYRGTGSTILWIAHTFFPKFVLSMLFVSAFKLSTLLKSITNKYK from the coding sequence ATGTCTGACAGTAGAACCGTGGTCGTTACAGGAGCCTCTTCAGGAATTGGGTTGGCAGTAGCCAAGGAGTTTGCCTTGAATGGTTACAATGTTATAGCTGGGGCTAGAAGACTTTCCTCTatggaagagttgaaaaagtacAGCATCACAACTGTAGAGTTAGACATCGCCTCCCCTGAATCGGTTGAAAAACTTAGGAAGTTGGTTGAAACCGAATACGATGGGGCCATCAAGTATCTTTTGAATAATGCTGGTCAAAGCTGTACCTCAGCAGCTGTTGAAGTATCTGATGATAAGCTCTCCAAATGCTTCGAAGTGAATGTTTTTGGTCATATAAGAGTTACCAGAGAATTAGCTCCGTTTGTGATAAAAACAAAAGGTACCATTGGATTCACTGGCTCTGTTCAAGGTATCCTGGAAACCATGTTTCTAGGAGTTTATGCGAGTTCAAAGGCTGCAATTCAGTCATACGCTTCGGGGTTGGCGTTTGAAATGGCACCTTTTGGCGTGAAGGTCATCAACTTTGTTACAGGAGGTGTCAATACCGCAATGAGAGgattcaatttgaaaactgtGCTTTATAATGAAGAGGGATTGGAAGAGGTAGCGAAGGCCTACGATTCACTTCCGAACAAAAACATGGACGCCCATGTCTATGCGAAAAAGGTTGTCAAAGACTTCGAACATTCTAAATTGGGTGTTATTCACCATTATAGAGGTACTGGGTCCACTATTCTTTGGATAGCTCATACTTTCTTCCCCAAATTCGTTTTGAGTATGTTGTTTGTGCTGGCGTTTAAGTTATCGACTCTTCTTAAATCGATAACTAACAAGTATAAATGA
- a CDS encoding uncharacterized protein (EggNog:ENOG503NXQG; COG:G) yields the protein MADDSNKSLEKEALNISEDYSSVSVNLINIEKADATLIFLDAHEQEFAGVELSDEEHSVITNKVHWYLLPLLIAVNTLLFMDKATLSYAAILGIYESTNLTDSLYDDLNSIFYTGYTVGQLLNFVLQKYNLRIFLTIIVFLWSVVVFLHAAAFNFGGLVVLRLVLGILESIVVPALEVSLFQFYTPTQRATIQPVFWIGCVGFPVVIVGFMAYGVLYAKDTIPPWKIFMIINGGITLVMSVIIYIFYPSDPSQANFLTDKEKFFLIKRVQKESKASITQHNIKRHQIIECLRDPITWLFALFSFLIMLANNLNYQQNLLYVSLGVSNLGSTLVSVAGGGFASAFAVFGAILTHYFPNNSFWICVVGCLPSIAGGIAMVTISWSNKLALLAMLVLAANTYFLAYIVGFGWSSSSCSGNTKRYFRHFIFCVAYGIANIISPQLWKGNQTNRYYAAWSVQIVLAWFGTPLVAGVITLILKARNKERLAYIESHPEALFGTVVKIDPETGKEVTEKVDIGSLDLTDLENKTFIYPL from the coding sequence ATGGCAGACGACTCaaacaagtccttggagAAGGAAGCTCTCAATATCAGCGAAGACTATTCTTCGGTTTCCGTTAACTTAATTAACATCGAAAAAGCTGATGCCACTTTAATCTTTCTCGATGCCCATGAGCAAGAGTTTGCCGGGGTTGAGTTATCTGATGAGGAACATTCAGTCATCACAAACAAGGTTCATTGGTATTTATTGCCTTTGCTTATTGCGGTTAACACCCTTTTGTTTATGGACAAGGCGACCTTGTCCTATGCTGCTATTTTGGGGATCTATGAGTCGACCAACTTGACCGATTCTCTTTATGACGATTTAAACTCGATTTTCTATACTGGCTACACTGTTGGCCAATTATTAAACTTTGTGTTACAGAAATACAACTTGAGAATATTTTTGACCATAATTGTTTTTTTGTggtcggtggtggtgtttctTCATGCTGCTGCTTTCAACTTTGGAGGATTGGTAGTCCTCAGATTGGTGTTGGGAATACTTGAGAGTATCGTGGTCCCAGCATTGGAGGTGTCCTTATTCCAATTCTACACTCCTACCCAAAGGGCCACTATCCAGCCTGTGTTCTGGATTGGATGTGTTGGTTTTCCAGTGGTGATTGTCGGTTTTATGGCCTATGGAGTTCTTTATGCTAAAGACACCATTCCTCCCTGGAAGATTTTTATGATCATTAACGGGGGCATCACCTTGGTTATGAGTGTGATCATTTACATCTTCTACCCTTCAGATCCTTCACAGGCGAACTTTTTAACCGACAAGGAGAAGTTTTTCTTGATTaaaagagttcaaaaagAATCTAAGGCTTCTATCACACAGCATAATATTAAGAGGCATCAAATAATAGAATGTTTGCGTGACCCCATCACTTGGTTGTTTGCCTTATTCAGTTTTTTGATCATGTTGGCtaacaacttgaactacCAGCAAAATCTTCTTTATGTCTCATTAGGAGTTTCTAATCTTGGTTCTACGTTGGTAAGTGTGGCTGGCGGTGGATTTGCGTCTGCCTTTGCTGTGTTTGGTGCTATACTCACCCATTATTTTCCTAACAACTCCTTCTGGATTTGTGTGGTAGGATGCCTTCCTTCTATTGCTGGCGGAATCGCAATGGTGACCATCTCTTGGTCAAACAAGTTAGCACTATTGGCGATGTTAGTTCTTGCTGCTAATACCTACTTCTTAGCATATATTGTTGGTTTTGGATggtcttcatcttcatgCTCTGGTAACACCAAGAGATACTTCCGTCATTTTATTTTCTGTGTGGCGTATGGAATTGCCAATATTATCTCCCCTCAACTTTGGAAAGGTAATCAGACCAATAGATACTATGCTGCTTGGTCTGTACAAATTGTTTTGGCATGGTTTGGTACTCCATTGGTTGCTGGGGTCATtacattgattttgaaagccagaaacaaagaaaGATTGGCCTATATCGAGAGTCATCCAGAAGCCTTATTTGGTACCGTTGTCAAGATTGACCCCGAGACAGGTAAGGAAGTCACTGAGAAGGTTGATATCGGAAGTTTGGATTTGACTGATTTAGAGAACAAGACCTTCATTTACCCATTATAA
- a CDS encoding uncharacterized protein (COG:E; EggNog:ENOG503P4Y3), with protein MPELVKINLPNTHIVNGNEFPVAFDLQAADTFKENSDKVAAFLSKTAKSQFFNNALAKHGAVVIRNTGTIDPDTIGKYIAAIGTGSGDEFFEQHGSTAQRTEITNYLSTANEGPSSTYIHQHNEFSRFTKYPTRLFFVCTKMGKETKGGETPIVHGAEFFNKLQENVPDLVDSLSKRGLLYEQTWNFTSQTKTSWWDYFCFGREITKEDTLEVRKQKAAISVAANVSKDFSWGDDNSLEVYQHTDPIRVHTDPTTGKKNPTVFCSIATYYHTSKDANANTPTKPLMYDDNHEIIDEKLLEKAFQIAFDVSYEHQWQEGDIAIVDNYQVSHGRCPWSDGPRTILVSMWDTPGKPEYPAWKPSAL; from the coding sequence ATGCCTGAACTCGTGAAGATCAACCTCCCTAATACACATATCGTTAATGGCAACGAATTCCCCGTGGCTTTCGACTTACAAGCTGCTGACACATTTAAAGAAAATTCAGATAAGGTTGCGGCATTCCTTTCCAAGACTGCCAAAtcccaatttttcaacaacgcTTTAGCCAAGCATGGTGCTGTAGTGATCCGTAATACTGGAACTATAGATCCAGACACGATCGGTAAGTACATTGCTGCTATTGGTACAGGTTCTGGAGATGAGTTTTTCGAGCAGCATGGATCGACTGCCCAACGAACTGAAATCACAAACTACTTGAGCACTGCTAACGAAGGGCCTTCTTCCACTTATATCCACCAACATAATGAGTTTTCCAGGTTTACCAAGTATCCAACCCGATTATTTTTTGTTTGCACCAAAATGGGCAAAGAGACAAAAGGTGGAGAGACTCCTATTGTTCATGGGGCtgagttcttcaacaagttgcaAGAAAATGTGCCTGATCTAGTGGACCTGTTGTCCAAGAGAGGCCTCTTGTATGAACAGACTTGGAACTTCACATCCCAAACCAAGACCAGTTGGTGGGACTATTTCTGCTTTGGCAgagaaatcaccaaagaagatacTCTTGAAGTCCGCAAACAAAAAGCTGCCATTAGCGTAGCTGCCAATGTTAGCAAAGACTTTTCATGGGGAGATGACAATTCTTTGGAGGTGTACCAGCACACAGATCCTATTCGGGTCCACACAGATCCTACGACTGGCAAAAAAAACCCTACGGTATTTTGCAGTATAGCCACATACTACCACACTTCCAAAGATGCGAATGCTAATACACCTACAAAACCACTTATGTATGATGATAATCATGAGATTATTGATGAGAAATTGCTTGAAAAAGCTTTCCAAATCGCCTTCGATGTTTCCTATGAACACCAATGGCAAGAAGGTGATATCGCCATAGTTGACAACTACCAAGTGAGTCATGGAAGATGCCCTTGGTCTGATGGGCCTCGTACCATTCTTGTTAGTATGTGGGACACACCTGGTAAGCCCGAGTACCCAGCTTGGAAGCCCTCGGCCTTATAG
- a CDS encoding FAD-dependent glycine/D-amino oxidase (COG:E; EggNog:ENOG503NWKS), which translates to MDKSQPIIIVGSGVYGLSSAYHLATAGYTNIKVFDRGDYDNNEFSPLQGADGASTDVNKLVRASYVDKVHYQDLAVEALHDYHEWNEQLLKMPFLPRALATIQERCLQEGDLEPIFQNTGYIRLDDYENGEEERNLHNFEKAGLRKHSYDINNADDITRAKITGWYRALDPLNQREKVPTLTGVLDSFAGVALADKCLIWVRYLCERTGNVQFIYGPGKGEVSNLVYSAEDSLKVVGVKTVDGKEHQATKVVLAAGGWTPKFVPESLSPRLEAMASTYIMIQIPRDRRDLINKYRRIPMINWRMTYESNFRSDAVYVFPATHDGILKMGVNDHYWRNLVKVGDEMVSIPDTNMKLLPKQSLLDYQKFIKEFMPDLYEAGASIEKTKICFSSVGQQNELVIDFVPSYKNLLVCAGGGFHGYKFLPVIGRFTEGLISGKQYSHSQFFKFDYIDPKDYKPIVKDPEHEYALNSVEFAESRSKYYDY; encoded by the coding sequence ATGGATAAGAGTCAACCAATTATTATTGTGGGTTCTGGAGTCTACGGGTTGTCTTCGGCCTATCATTTGGCGACTGCAGGGTACACCAACATCAAGGTTTTTGACCGGGGCGACTACGACAACAATGAGTTTAGTCCGTTGCAGGGAGCCGATGGGGCATCTACAGATGTTAACAAATTAGTTAGAGCTTCTTATGTCGATAAGGTGCATTATCAGGATCTCGCGGTGGAAGCGTTGCACGACTATCATGAATGGAATGAgcagttgttgaaaatgcCATTCTTACCGCGGGCTTTGGCAACGATTCAAGAACGGTGTCTTCAAGAGGGCGATCTTGAGCCTATTTTTCAGAACACCGGCTATATCAGGCTTGACGACTATGAAAACGGCGAAGAGGAGAGAAACTTGCACAACTTCGAGAAGGCCGGACTTCGCAAACACTCCTACGACATCAATAATGCGGACGATATCACCAGAGCCAAGATTACAGGCTGGTACAGAGCCTTGGACCCATTGAATCAACGAGAAAAGGTTCCCACTTTGACAGGAGTACTTGACTCCTTTGCTGGGGTAGCTTTGGCTGACAAGTGTTTGATCTGGGTGAGATATTTGTGTGAACGGACAGGCAACGTGCAGTTTATTTATGGACCCGGAAAAGGGGAAGTGCTGAACCTCGTGTATAGTGCAGAAGACAGCTTGAAGGTTGTGGGCGTCAAAACCGTTGACGGAAAGGAACACCAAGCAACTAAAGTTGTTTTGGCAGCAGGAGGATGGACTCCCAAATTTGTGCCAGAGTCCCTCTCTCcaagacttgaagccaTGGCATCAACATACATAATGATCCAAATCCCCAGAGACCGTAGGGACTTGATTAACAAGTACAGGCGCATTCCTATGATCAACTGGAGGATGACGTATGAGCTGAACTTTCGCTCAGATGCAGTGTATGTTTTCCCTGCCACCCATGATGGGATCTTGAAAATGGGTGTTAACGACCATTACTGGAGAaacttggtgaaggttGGAGATGAGATGGTCAGTATTCCCGACACAAACATGAAACTTCTTCCCAAACAATCATTATTAGACTACCAAAAGTTCATTAAGGAATTCATGCCAGACCTTTACGAAGCTGGTGCATCCATCGAAAAGACAAAAATCTGTTTTTCTTCTGTGGGGCAGCAGAACGAGTTGGtgattgattttgttccTAGTTACAAGAACCTTTTAGTTTGTGCAGGAGGTGGATTCCATGGATACAAGTTTTTGCCGGTTATTGGGAGGTTCACAGAAGGCTTAATCTCTGGAAAGCAGTACAGTCACAGTCAATTTTTTAAATTCGACTATATCGATCCCAAAGATTATAAACCAATAGTCAAGGACCCTGAACATGAATATGCTTTAAACAGTGTAGAATTTGCTGAAAGTCGTCTGAAGTACTACGATTATTAA
- a CDS encoding uncharacterized protein (EggNog:ENOG503NUAW; COG:U), translating into MSQLIPKISAQASQDAAVRTVNIALDSSSPAEQSVKKFIENDAGDGTRREDQYLTGAKLVLCVISIALCMFLVGLDQTIVATILNQVGTEFNAVGKVVWLMTGFFLPSTVFSANWGQISIIFGRKYTMVVCVVLFEAGSLMCALAPNMNTLIGGRVLAGVGASGIQSLAFIIASEVTAINKRPFVFACMGISMAVSLVCGPLIGGAFGSNVSWRWCFYINLPVGGVASVFFVYSFNPPNPVFDLRTKLKLVDYIGTTLIAIGLVLFLLGLSFYSTNEYPMKSAAVIVNIILGAFFFIGFCVWNFRFSPRPLIPVEMVTTPGVLFAGITSFFMMSYFTVCILFLSLYWELVLGYSPIKSGINSLPFVIPLVICSISTGVLIGKTRFIKPLLMLGSVFAVAGTAVLPLLNQDSDSSHRIGLVIMVGASFGLLLQSVMSSTQVSAPKIEGGVIMSTSFITFGRGLGSSLCTILSDIAYNSSLKSKYTSAMKTVPKSIATQIDQYSLTELANDSDIIAALSPDAARFVRKILEDAIYSAFYFAIALAACTMISGVFTTNRKIPKGDNVALANRDDEEQKAKVNNEDENTDVGEVTEAKEV; encoded by the coding sequence ATGTCACAACTAATCCCAAAAATATCTGCTCAGGCATCGCAAGATGCAGCGGTGCGTACTGTCAATATCGCATTAGACAGTAGTTCACCGGCTGAGCAGTCTGTCAAAAAGTTTATAGAGAACGATGCAGGAGATGGTACAAGAAGAGAAGACCAATATTTAACAGGGGCCAAATTGGTGCTATGTGTCATATCAATTGCATTGTGTATGTTCTTGGTTGGCTTAGATCAAACCATTGTGGCGACCATCTTAAATCAAGTTGGTACCGAGTTCAACGCAGTAGGTAAAGTGGTATGGTTGATGACAGGGTTCTTTTTACCTTCTACTGTTTTTTCTGCCAACTGGGGTCAAATCTCCATTATATTTGGTAGGAAGTATACCATGGTAGTCTGCGTGGTATTATTTGAGGCCGGTTCTTTGATGTGTGCTTTGGCTCCAAATATGAATACATTGATTGGTGGAAGAGTGTTAGCTGGTGTAGGTGCCAGTGGTATTCAAAGTTTGGCTTTTATTATTGCATCTGAAGTTActgccatcaacaagagACCCTTTGTTTTCGCTTGTATGGGAATTTCTATGGCCGTATCCCTTGTATGTGGACCTCTCATTGGAGGTGCCTTCGGATCCAATGTTAGTTGGCGGTGGTGCTTTTATATCAACTTACCGGTTGGTGGGGTTGCGAGTGTGTTCTTTGTTTATTCGTTCAACCCACCAAATCCAGTTTTCGATTTGAGAACTAAGCTTAAACTAGTTGACTATATCGGTACAACTTTAATAGCTATTGGCTTGGTGTTGTTCCTACTTGGGTTGTCCTTTTACTCCACTAATGAATATCCAATGAAATCGGCTGCTGTAATAGTCAATATTATTTTGGGAGcttttttcttcattggTTTCTGTGTGTGGAACTTCCGGTTTTCACCTCGGCCTTTGATCCCAGTTGAAATGGTTACCACACCAGGGGTGTTATTTGCCGGTATAACTTCATTCTTCATGATGAGTTACTTCACCGTATGTATTTTGTTCCTTTCACTTTATTGGGAACTCGTATTGGGCTACAGTCCAATTAAATCCGGAATTAATTCCTTACCGTTTGTAATTCCTTTGGTGATTTGCTCTATAAGCACCGGGGTACTTATCGGTAAAACTAGATTTATAAAGCCATTACTTATGTTAGGCTCAGTTTTTGCTGTTGCTGGTACTGCTGTTTTGCCGTTGTTAAACCAAGACTCTGACTCCTCTCATAGAATTGGGTTGGTGATAATGGTTGGtgcttcttttggtttACTTCTTCAATCCGTAATGTCTTCAACTCAAGTTAGTGCTCCAAAGATTGAAGGTGGGGTTATCATGTCAACATCCTTTATTACTTTTGGTAGAGGTTTAGGCTCATCTTTGTGTACTATTTTATCAGATATTGCTTACAACTCATCTTTGAAAAGCAAGTACACTAGTGCTATGAAAACAGTTCCAAAGTCGATAGCAACTCAAATTGATCAATATTCCCTTACAGAGCTCGCTAACGATTCCGATATCATAGCAGCTCTATCACCCGATGCTGCCAGATTCGTCAGGAAAATATTAGAAGATGCTATTTATAGTGCATTCTATTTCGCTATTGCATTGGCAGCTTGTACCATGATCTCAGGTGTATTCACCACAAATAGAAAAATTCCCAAGGGGGATAACGTTGCTCTTGCTAATagagatgatgaagaacaaaaggCCAAAGTCaataatgaagatgaaaataCTGATGTGGGTGAAGTCACCGAAGCCAAGGAGGTTTAA
- a CDS encoding uncharacterized protein (EggNog:ENOG503Q2YS; COG:V) — MKVFVTGATGFVGTAVVKELVAHGHKVTGLARSDESAEKLIAVGATYVKGELTDTDIVVDAAKTADGTVHLGLVYDAQNPKRREAVDRHIIGAICDAYIGTGKPFIATGGTLFVVNDTKVDEDFQQDFKKIQFAEGRASNELFALSYASKGVRSMSVRLSPSVHDIGDIGFIPTLIEMSKKNGYVYYPGTGENVWPAVHRQDAAVLYRLALEGAPAGSILHGVGEEGIPVKTIAEALSKKLGLTKCSVPAAELPEKLGPRFGVIFALNNPTSNAKTKTITGWKPTEIGLIEDILENY, encoded by the coding sequence ATGAAAGTTTTTGTTACAGGTGCAACTGGTTTCGTGGGAACTGCGGTAGTCAAGGAATTGGTGGCCCATGGTCACAAAGTGACGGGATTGGCCCGTTCTGACGAATCTGCTGAGAAACTCATTGCTGTAGGTGCAACTTATGTCAAAGGTGAATTAACTGACACGGACATTGTGGTGGATGCTGCCAAAACCGCAGATGGAACTGTGCACTTGGGATTGGTGTACGATGCACAAAATCCCAAGAGACGGGAAGCCGTTGATAGACACATTATTGGGGCTATTTGTGACGCTTACATTGGTACGGGAAAGCCATTTATAGCCACTGGAGGCACACTTTTTGTGGTGAATGATACCAAGGTCGACGAGGATTTCCAGCAAGACTTTAAAAAGATTCAATTTGCAGAGGGTAGAGCATCCAATGAACTATTTGCTTTATCGTACGCTTCCAAAGGTGTGAGGTCCATGAGTGTTAGACTTTCACCCAGTGTACACGACATTGGTGATATTGGCTTCATTCCAACACTTATAGAGATGTCGAAAAAGAACGGATATGTGTATTACCCGGGAACGGGAGAAAACGTATGGCCTGCTGTCCACAGACAAGATGCTGCTGTTCTTTATAGATTGGCACTCGAGGGGGCTCCGGCGGGTTCTATATTGcatggagttggagaagaaggaataCCGGTAAAAACCATCGCTGAAGCtctttcaaagaagttAGGACTCACAAAGTGCTCAGTCCCAGCTGCTGAGCTTCCTGAAAAGCTTGGGCCAAGGTTTGGTGTTATTTTTGCGTTGAACAACCCCACGAGTAATGCAAAGACGAAAACAATAACTGGGTGGAAACCAACAGAAATTGGCTTGATAGAGGATATACTCGAAAATTACTAG
- a CDS encoding uncharacterized protein (COG:U; EggNog:ENOG503NUD0) produces MSAKVSSEAGLSDSVESKVSGLHSSEVEEQASEKSSRDGKPVELFRSRQGQKVLTLAYFVLVMTAFVENFANDSTSGLSSYATSEFNAHSLIATAAVVYKITAIVTYPIMGKLHDLAGRSQGFGFAVLLYTLAYVLYASCQNADTYVCAEIFFAVGKVGYRVFQQAFIAENSSLINRGFLSQLPDAIAGVPSLYVGSVIQDAYMAHTGWRWGYGSFAIIMFVACILLTAFMYYVDTKTKQDGNHRMIDAFKDLPEGPWYKKTAYFLFVKLDLFGGALMLVGMCLVFVPLTLTGTKSSYKWHEAKLIAMVVVGFVIFVTFLLYNAKVPKHPFLPKGTMTSTMIIACLIASCDWCCNSAYATYMKTVLQVGKYVSVGEATRIDDSKKACLQIFNVVGGVLMKYTKRSKIFIITSIPIYFMGQVLAVCFINYHGGVADRGLLYMFEVFIGASRGIYTTALQVIIQGVAGEQGIAMSTAFFLAFSSAGSLIGSAISGGIWNSVVLQKLDKYLPEAEKANATKIYKSLPVALKYKKGTPERDAISLAYRETQQIIGWVTLGILVPMLVLMWFVKNIKLTDHVDIYQTDSELESTLDEKVQPIEVVATSEEIPRSRKQKFYDLIGI; encoded by the coding sequence ATGAGTGCAAAAGTGTCTTCAGAGGCTGGTCTCTCGGATTCTGTGGAATCAAAGGTACTGGGGTTGCACAGCTCCGAAGTGGAAGAACAAGCTTCAGAGAAATCTTCCAGAGATGGAAAACCCGTCGAGCTCTTTAGGAGCAGACAGGGTCAGAAGGTCTTGACCTTAGCTTACTTCGTGTTGGTAATGACCGCTTTTGTCGAAAACTTTGCCAACGATTCCACTTCGGGTCTTAGTTCTTATGCCACTTCCGAGTTCAATGCTCACTCGTTGATTGCAACCGCTGCCGTGGTTTACAAAATTACTGCCATCGTCACCTATCCTATCATGGGAAAATTGCACGATTTGGCAGGCAGATCCCAAGGATTTGGTTTCGCCGTGTTGCTTTATACGCTTGCCTATGTCTTGTATGCTTCGTGCCAAAACGCTGATACTTACGTGTGCGCAGAGATTTTTTTTGCAGTAGGTAAGGTTGGGTACAGGGTTTTCCAGCAAGCTTTTATTGCTGAGAACagttctttgatcaacCGTGGGTTTTTGTCCCAGTTGCCAGATGCTATTGCCGGTGTGCCCAGTTTATACGTGGGCTCTGTCATTCAAGATGCTTATATGGCTCATACAGGCTGGAGGTGGGGTTACGGCTCTTTTGCTATCATCATGTTCGTGGCTTGCATTTTGTTGACTGCTTTCATGTACTATGTGGATACCAAGACCAAGCAAGATGGTAACCATCGAATGATTGATGCATTCAAGGACTTACCCGAAGGTCCCTGGTACAAAAAGACTGCCTATTTTTTGTTcgtcaagttggatttgtttGGCGGTGCTTTGATGCTTGTTGGTATGTGTCTTGTGTTTGTCCCTTTGACACTTACCGGAACTAAATCATCTTACAAGTGGCATGAAGCTAAGTTAATTGCTatggtggtggttggttTTGTTATCTTCGTAACATTTTTGTTATACAACGCCAAGGTTCCCAAACACCCATTTCTTCCCAAGGGGACTATGACCTCCACCATGATTATTGCATGTTTAATTGCAAGTTGTGATTGGTGTTGTAACTCTGCTTATGCCACTTACATGAAGACAGTTTTACAGGTGGGGAAGTACGTTTCGGTTGGTGAAGCCACTAGAATTGATGACTCGAAGAAAGCTTGCTTGCAAATATTCAATGTGGTTGGCGGtgtgttgatgaaatatACCAAGAGATCTAAGATTTTCATTATTACTAGTATTCCAATCTATTTCATGGGCCAAGTGCTTGCGGTGTGCTTCATCAACTACCATGGTGGTGTTGCTGACAGAGGTCTTCTTTATATGTTCGAAGTTTTCATCGGTGCTTCCCGGGGTATCTACACAACCGCTTTGCAAGTAATCATTCAAGGGGTTGCTGGAGAACAAGGAATTGCCATGTCGActgccttcttcttggccttctcTTCCGCAGGTTCACTTATTGGAAGCGCTATTTCTGGTGGTATCTGGAACTCGGTTGTTTTGCAAAAGCTTGACAAGTACTTGCCAGAAGCCGAAAAGGCCAATGCTACTAAGATCTACAAGTCTCTTCCTGTTGCTCTTAAGTACAAAAAGGGAACCCCTGAAAGAGATGccatttctttggcttATAGAGAAACACAACAGATCATTGGTTGGGTTACTTTGGGGATTCTTGTGCCCATGCTTGTCTTGATGTGGTTTGTCAAAaatatcaagttgaccGACCATGTCGACATCTACCAAACTGACTCTGAACTTGAGTCTACTTTGGATGAAAAGGTACAACCTATAGAAGTTGTCGCCACTAGTGAGGAAATTCCTCGCTCTCGTAAGCAAAAGTTCTACGATTTGATTGGGATTTAA